In a single window of the Niabella ginsenosidivorans genome:
- a CDS encoding IPT/TIG domain-containing protein, with the protein MHKKICVLIMIAGLLLVGMGSCKKKDSNLSGAPVIEGFLPAEGKSKTEILINGQNFPTDTSLIAVTVNGIPLKIVGSNGHQIMAIVPKKMGSGPIVVTANGQSASSASSFSYQYTRTVTTLAGNGTYGYANGKGTDARFHFTDPANAWLRSMGIAVDQSLNVYVADPGNNCIRKIDSSGNVTLFAGSPGKSGMADGKGPLAQFSIPYGVAVDKSGNVYSVDPGNWDIRKITPDGTATTIGWGAGAPWGIAVDTSAGTIYYTCTDAGTVYSMPTNGGSSTKIVDGLSYPAGITVDKDGNIYVAENGRHIITKIAKGTRTTSVIAGLADNAGYANGVGAAARFSYPWGLGIDKAGNLYVAGNGTWDGNASNPDQSVRMIIAGTWEVIPFAGSGSAGYLDALGTAAKFAAPTGVTVDKEGIVYVLDKNNNVVRKIVSE; encoded by the coding sequence ATGCACAAAAAGATTTGCGTTTTAATAATGATTGCAGGACTGTTGCTGGTAGGGATGGGCTCCTGTAAAAAAAAGGATAGCAACCTATCCGGCGCACCTGTTATCGAAGGCTTTTTACCGGCAGAAGGAAAAAGCAAAACAGAAATATTAATTAATGGTCAGAATTTCCCTACCGATACTTCCTTAATTGCTGTAACGGTAAACGGAATTCCACTAAAGATCGTTGGATCAAACGGGCATCAGATCATGGCGATCGTTCCCAAAAAAATGGGATCAGGCCCCATTGTGGTAACAGCAAACGGGCAAAGTGCCTCAAGTGCTTCTTCTTTTTCCTACCAGTATACGCGTACCGTTACAACGCTGGCCGGGAATGGTACTTACGGGTATGCAAACGGAAAGGGAACCGATGCCCGGTTTCACTTTACTGACCCTGCTAACGCCTGGTTAAGAAGTATGGGCATTGCGGTAGATCAGTCACTGAATGTCTATGTTGCGGACCCGGGTAATAACTGCATCCGCAAAATTGATTCTTCCGGTAATGTAACCCTGTTTGCCGGTTCGCCCGGCAAGTCTGGTATGGCTGATGGAAAAGGACCGTTAGCACAGTTCTCTATTCCTTATGGAGTAGCAGTGGATAAGAGCGGTAATGTATATTCAGTAGATCCGGGCAACTGGGATATCCGGAAAATAACGCCTGACGGAACAGCAACTACGATCGGCTGGGGTGCAGGCGCTCCCTGGGGCATTGCGGTGGATACGTCAGCAGGAACCATTTATTACACCTGCACAGATGCAGGAACGGTTTACAGCATGCCAACAAATGGCGGCAGCAGTACCAAAATAGTTGACGGGCTTTCTTATCCGGCGGGAATCACTGTAGATAAAGACGGTAATATATATGTAGCGGAAAACGGCCGGCATATCATTACAAAAATTGCAAAAGGAACCCGGACAACCTCCGTTATTGCAGGCCTGGCCGATAATGCCGGGTATGCGAACGGAGTTGGGGCTGCTGCAAGGTTCTCGTATCCATGGGGATTGGGGATAGATAAAGCCGGTAATTTATATGTTGCCGGTAATGGTACCTGGGATGGCAATGCCTCCAATCCTGATCAGTCTGTTCGTATGATCATTGCAGGCACCTGGGAGGTGATTCCCTTTGCCGGTAGCGGCTCGGCCGGTTACCTGGATGCGCTGGGCACCGCAGCAAAGTTTGCCGCACCTACCGGTGTTACGGTGGATAAAGAAGGAATCGTATATGTTTTGGACAAGAATAATAATGTTGTCCGGAAAATTGTGTCTGAATAA
- a CDS encoding beta-galactosidase: MIRLKFFFILVCWMLMIPSFAQQSRQTFSIGTEAFLLNGKPYLIRCGEMHYARMPKAYWRHRLKMAKAMGLNTVCAYLFWNIIEKEPGKFTWAGQSDAAAFCRMAQEEGLYVILRPGPYSCAEWEFGGFPWWLLKDKSMSVRTQNPHYLEACRTYLREVGRELAPLQISNGGNIIMVQVENEYGSFGNDREYIGMIRDDLKDAGFTVPFFTCDGPVQLKNDTRPDIFAAVNFGGGPESAFKALREVQPHGPLMCAEYYPGWFDSWGRPHHTGSAQKVVDELKWMLDHKASFSIYMVHGGTTFGTYSGANAPPYLPQTSSYDYDAPIDESGNATPKYYAIRDLLKQYLQEGETLPEVPEATPSQKINNISFTTVAPLWKNLPAPVVSDTALLMEDLDQGFGAVLYQSAIPAGSKATLQFEEVHDFALVYMNEKLIGTMDRRKGIFSVAVPARSKTARLRILVEATGRVNYGHLMHDRKGIHGKVVLDDGRTKNVVKHWAQYPITLGEKNIPVSYEPLTQQKRAAPGFYKAQFKATAQTDTYLDLSKWNKGLVWINGICLGRYWNIGPTQTMYLPGCWLKNGKNEIVVFDVFGVEKPKLQGLEKPVLDSLNEKKEQAHKKPFQEWLPGEADAWYKGVFANSKEWQTATFKPVTARYFCLEALSEVNGQPFTSIAEIQLLDNEGTEIPRNAWKVLYADSEELSGDDGNAANVFDLQFTSIWHTEWQSKTPGQPHQIVIDLGRSYNISGIKVLPRQDNMNGRIRDYRLYFSDKKFKGI, from the coding sequence ATGATTCGCTTAAAATTTTTTTTTATCCTCGTTTGCTGGATGCTTATGATCCCTTCCTTTGCCCAGCAATCGCGGCAAACATTCTCCATAGGTACAGAGGCCTTTTTATTAAACGGCAAGCCGTATCTGATACGTTGTGGCGAGATGCATTATGCGCGTATGCCTAAGGCTTATTGGCGGCACCGGCTCAAAATGGCAAAGGCCATGGGGCTGAATACTGTATGCGCCTACCTGTTCTGGAATATCATTGAGAAAGAGCCGGGTAAATTTACCTGGGCGGGACAATCGGATGCTGCTGCATTCTGCCGTATGGCACAGGAAGAAGGGTTGTATGTGATTTTAAGGCCGGGACCTTATTCCTGTGCGGAGTGGGAATTTGGTGGTTTCCCCTGGTGGCTGTTAAAGGATAAGAGTATGAGTGTTCGCACCCAAAACCCGCATTACCTGGAAGCTTGCAGAACATACCTCCGGGAAGTGGGACGTGAGCTGGCGCCTCTGCAGATCAGTAATGGCGGAAACATCATTATGGTACAGGTAGAGAATGAATATGGAAGTTTTGGGAACGATCGGGAATATATTGGTATGATACGTGATGATCTGAAAGATGCCGGTTTTACTGTTCCGTTTTTTACCTGTGACGGACCGGTACAGTTAAAAAATGATACACGGCCGGATATTTTTGCAGCAGTAAATTTTGGCGGTGGCCCGGAAAGCGCTTTTAAAGCCTTGCGCGAAGTACAACCACACGGACCTTTGATGTGCGCCGAGTATTATCCCGGATGGTTCGATAGCTGGGGTCGGCCGCATCATACCGGGTCTGCTCAAAAAGTGGTTGATGAATTAAAGTGGATGCTGGATCATAAAGCTTCTTTTAGCATATACATGGTACATGGGGGCACTACTTTTGGCACTTATAGCGGTGCCAATGCGCCACCCTACCTGCCACAGACCAGCAGTTATGATTATGATGCCCCCATTGATGAATCAGGAAATGCTACTCCAAAATATTATGCGATCAGGGATCTTTTGAAGCAGTACCTGCAGGAGGGGGAAACGCTTCCGGAGGTACCGGAGGCCACTCCTTCACAAAAGATAAATAATATCTCATTTACCACAGTAGCGCCTTTATGGAAAAACCTGCCTGCCCCGGTGGTATCTGACACGGCATTGCTGATGGAAGACCTGGATCAGGGTTTTGGTGCAGTGCTTTACCAGTCTGCGATTCCGGCAGGGAGCAAAGCAACCCTTCAGTTTGAAGAGGTGCATGATTTTGCACTGGTGTACATGAATGAAAAGCTGATAGGAACAATGGACCGGAGAAAAGGGATTTTTTCCGTAGCAGTGCCGGCCCGCAGTAAAACGGCACGTCTGAGGATTTTGGTAGAAGCAACGGGGCGGGTCAATTACGGTCACCTGATGCATGACCGTAAAGGCATACATGGCAAAGTGGTGCTGGATGACGGCCGAACAAAAAACGTGGTAAAACATTGGGCGCAGTATCCCATTACGCTGGGTGAAAAAAACATACCGGTATCTTATGAGCCGCTCACGCAGCAAAAAAGGGCAGCTCCCGGTTTTTACAAGGCACAATTTAAGGCAACCGCGCAAACAGATACCTACCTGGATCTGAGTAAATGGAATAAAGGACTGGTATGGATCAATGGTATTTGCCTGGGCAGGTACTGGAATATAGGCCCTACACAAACAATGTACCTGCCGGGCTGCTGGCTGAAAAACGGGAAGAATGAAATAGTGGTGTTTGATGTTTTTGGTGTGGAGAAACCCAAACTACAGGGGCTGGAAAAGCCTGTGCTCGACAGCCTGAACGAAAAGAAAGAACAGGCGCATAAAAAGCCTTTTCAGGAATGGTTGCCTGGAGAGGCGGATGCCTGGTACAAAGGCGTATTTGCAAATAGTAAAGAATGGCAGACTGCAACGTTCAAACCTGTAACTGCCCGGTATTTTTGTCTGGAAGCGTTAAGCGAGGTAAATGGGCAGCCATTCACATCAATAGCAGAAATTCAGTTGCTGGATAATGAAGGCACGGAAATACCCCGCAATGCCTGGAAAGTATTGTATGCTGACAGTGAAGAACTTTCGGGAGATGATGGGAACGCCGCCAATGTATTTGACCTGCAGTTTACCAGCATCTGGCATACGGAATGGCAAAGCAAAACACCGGGTCAACCGCACCAGATTGTTATAGACCTTGGCAGAAGTTATAATATAAGCGGCATAAAGGTGCTTCCGCGGCAGGATAATATGAATGGGCGCATCAGGGATTACCGGCTTTACTTTTCCGATAAAAAATTTAAAGGAATATAA
- a CDS encoding glutamine synthetase III family protein: protein MSLRFNAISDLHTYNTDVGKITPKITEVFGSHVFNLVTARKFLSDEAYKSLKASINAGQKIDRNVANQIATGMRAWAEAKGVTHYTHWFQPLTGTTAEKHDSFFTLKGDGTPIEEFDGGALIQQEPDASSFPNGGLRATFEARGYTAWDPSSPPFIVEIGYGRTLCIPTIFISYTGESLDYKAPLLKSIDALNKAAVDVCNYFDRNVQRVTATLGWEQEYFVVDEGLFNARPDLVMTGRTVYGHNSAKNQQLEDHYFGAIPERVYAFMRDFEHECYKLGIPLRTRHNEVAPAQFECAPIYEEINLAVDHNTLLMDTMSRIAPRHGLRALFHEKPFAGINGSGKHNNWSMATDTGVNLLAPGKTPKTNLMFLTFFVNTIKAVHDYADVLRASIASAPNDHRLGANEAPPAIISVFIGEYLTKVLNEVKERVSDKMDEQDESMLKLDIHKTIPELFQDNTDRNRTSPFAFTGNKFELRAVGSSANCASPMTVLNTIMAQTLKQFKKEVDALIEKGEKKEIAIMQIIREYILSSEKILFEGDGYSEAWEKEAEKRGLPNLKTTPIALDAMVSEKNTKLFVDNGIYTHSELEARHEIELEKYIKKVQIEGRIMGEMATSVILPPAIRYQNLLSQNIRGLKEAGLPESAYANQKQILDKISEHINKASDLVEKMIEARKICNAIEDTRTKAIAYESQVKAQFFDQIRYHVDKLELLVDDKEWYLPKYRELLFMR from the coding sequence ATGTCATTAAGATTTAACGCAATTTCTGACCTGCATACCTATAATACGGATGTGGGCAAGATCACACCAAAAATCACCGAGGTTTTCGGATCACATGTTTTTAATTTAGTCACTGCCCGGAAATTTTTAAGCGATGAAGCTTATAAAAGCCTTAAGGCATCTATTAACGCCGGCCAGAAAATTGACCGCAATGTAGCCAACCAGATCGCTACCGGTATGCGCGCATGGGCCGAAGCAAAGGGTGTAACGCATTACACGCACTGGTTTCAGCCTTTAACCGGAACTACTGCGGAAAAACATGACTCTTTCTTTACGCTGAAAGGGGATGGTACTCCTATTGAAGAATTTGACGGAGGCGCCCTGATCCAGCAGGAGCCTGATGCTTCTTCTTTCCCCAATGGCGGCCTGAGAGCTACTTTTGAAGCAAGAGGCTATACGGCATGGGACCCATCCTCGCCTCCTTTTATTGTGGAGATCGGTTATGGCAGAACACTTTGCATTCCTACTATTTTTATCTCTTATACCGGCGAATCCTTAGATTATAAAGCGCCCTTATTAAAATCCATTGATGCGCTGAACAAGGCAGCCGTTGATGTTTGCAATTACTTTGACCGCAATGTACAGCGGGTTACTGCTACGCTGGGATGGGAGCAGGAATATTTTGTAGTGGATGAAGGGCTTTTTAATGCCCGCCCGGATCTTGTAATGACCGGCAGAACCGTTTACGGGCATAACTCTGCCAAGAACCAGCAGTTGGAAGACCATTATTTTGGCGCGATCCCTGAAAGGGTTTATGCTTTTATGCGCGATTTTGAGCACGAGTGCTATAAACTGGGCATTCCGCTGCGCACAAGGCATAACGAGGTAGCACCTGCACAATTTGAATGCGCTCCTATTTATGAAGAGATCAACCTGGCGGTAGACCATAATACGCTGCTGATGGATACCATGAGCCGTATTGCCCCAAGGCATGGCTTAAGGGCGCTGTTTCACGAAAAACCGTTTGCAGGTATTAACGGAAGCGGTAAGCATAATAACTGGAGCATGGCTACAGATACCGGCGTAAACCTGCTGGCCCCCGGCAAAACGCCAAAGACCAACTTAATGTTCCTGACGTTCTTTGTAAATACCATTAAGGCGGTTCATGATTATGCAGATGTATTAAGGGCCTCTATTGCTTCAGCCCCCAACGACCACCGTTTGGGAGCCAACGAAGCGCCGCCTGCGATCATTTCCGTATTCATCGGGGAATACCTTACCAAGGTGCTGAACGAAGTAAAGGAGCGGGTATCCGATAAAATGGATGAGCAGGATGAAAGCATGCTGAAGCTGGACATTCATAAGACCATCCCGGAACTGTTCCAGGACAATACCGACCGTAACCGTACTTCTCCCTTTGCTTTCACCGGCAATAAATTTGAGTTGAGGGCCGTGGGTTCTTCTGCCAACTGCGCCAGCCCCATGACGGTTTTAAATACCATTATGGCCCAAACCTTAAAACAGTTTAAGAAAGAAGTAGATGCACTGATCGAAAAAGGCGAGAAAAAAGAAATCGCTATTATGCAGATTATCCGCGAATACATTCTTTCCAGCGAAAAGATCCTGTTTGAAGGTGATGGCTATAGTGAAGCCTGGGAAAAAGAAGCGGAAAAGCGCGGGCTCCCCAACTTAAAGACCACTCCTATTGCGCTGGATGCAATGGTAAGCGAAAAGAATACAAAGCTGTTTGTTGATAATGGCATTTATACGCATTCTGAACTGGAAGCAAGGCACGAGATCGAATTAGAGAAATACATCAAGAAAGTACAGATCGAAGGCCGTATCATGGGTGAAATGGCTACCAGCGTTATTCTTCCTCCTGCTATCCGTTACCAGAACCTGCTGAGCCAGAATATCCGTGGCCTGAAGGAAGCCGGCCTGCCGGAATCGGCTTATGCCAATCAAAAGCAGATCCTGGATAAGATCTCTGAGCACATTAACAAAGCCAGTGACCTGGTAGAAAAGATGATTGAAGCAAGAAAAATATGCAATGCTATTGAAGATACACGAACCAAAGCCATTGCATATGAAAGCCAGGTAAAAGCACAGTTCTTTGACCAGATCCGTTATCATGTAGATAAACTGGAACTGCTGGTGGATGACAAAGAATGGTATTTACCAAAATACAGGGAATTGCTGTTTATGCGCTAA
- the purL gene encoding phosphoribosylformylglycinamidine synthase subunit PurL encodes MEITVKTAEQLRLTKEEFELIKQKLGRTPNFNELCAFSAMWSEHCSYKNSIKWLKTLPREGGRMLVAAGEENAGLMDIGDGLGVVFKIESHNHPSALEPFQGAATGMGGIHRDIFTMGARPIAALNSLRFGKLNEARTQHLLAGVVHGIGHYGNCFGVPTVGGEIYFDPCYHTNPLVNAMSVGIVKAGETVSATAEGTGNPVIFVGSATGKDGIGGASFASADITSESVQELPAVQVGDPFQEKKLLEACLEVIRTGAVVGMQDMGAAGIICSTAEMSAKGGVGMRIDLDKVPTRMGNSTASGGGRGEAMKAWELLLSESQERMLLVAQKGREEEVIAVFEKWDLPAAVIGEVTDNGLLDFYMNGQMEASVPADELVLGGGAPQYDRETRVPAYLEKIKAFDAAAVKEPEDLKAVAEQIVALPSIASKRWIYNQYDSMVGTVNTSTNAPSDAAVVTIKGTKKGLGVTTDCNSRYVYADPYKGAMIAVSEAARNLVCSGAQPLGVTNCLNFGNPYDPEVYWQFVNAIKGMGDACRKFDTPVTGGNVSFYNQNPDGPVNPTPTIGMVGLLEDINNKMTLDFKNEGAVIYVLGKQPEDLGCSEYLYHIHGITHSAAPYFELEEEFALQQSLAELISNRVISSAHDVSEGGLLVTLLESGFNRDLGFAITTNASLRKDAALFGEAQSRVVVSVAAEKAAELEQQAGVPFEKIGTVTSGAIIINGENWGSIADWKLSYDTAIEQYLSRETAVEAMGGL; translated from the coding sequence ATGGAAATTACAGTAAAAACGGCAGAGCAGCTGCGCTTAACAAAAGAGGAATTTGAATTAATAAAACAAAAGTTAGGGCGCACGCCTAACTTTAATGAGTTATGTGCGTTTTCCGCTATGTGGAGCGAGCACTGCAGTTATAAAAATTCCATTAAATGGCTGAAAACGCTTCCGCGTGAGGGAGGCCGTATGCTGGTAGCTGCCGGTGAAGAAAATGCCGGTCTTATGGATATTGGCGATGGATTGGGCGTGGTATTTAAAATAGAATCGCACAACCATCCATCCGCGCTGGAACCGTTCCAGGGCGCGGCAACAGGCATGGGAGGCATTCACCGCGATATCTTTACTATGGGCGCCCGCCCCATTGCGGCGCTGAACTCCTTACGTTTTGGGAAACTGAACGAAGCAAGGACCCAGCACCTGCTGGCCGGGGTAGTGCACGGCATCGGCCATTATGGCAACTGTTTTGGAGTGCCAACGGTGGGTGGTGAAATTTATTTTGATCCCTGTTATCATACCAATCCCCTGGTAAATGCCATGAGCGTGGGCATTGTAAAAGCGGGAGAAACGGTTTCCGCCACTGCTGAAGGCACCGGCAATCCGGTGATTTTTGTAGGCAGCGCCACGGGTAAAGATGGCATTGGAGGCGCTTCTTTTGCTTCTGCCGACATTACTTCGGAAAGCGTGCAGGAACTGCCTGCGGTACAGGTAGGCGATCCCTTCCAGGAAAAGAAATTACTGGAAGCCTGCCTGGAAGTGATCCGGACAGGAGCCGTGGTGGGCATGCAGGATATGGGCGCCGCAGGCATCATTTGCTCTACTGCTGAAATGAGCGCCAAAGGCGGTGTGGGCATGCGCATTGATTTAGACAAAGTGCCTACAAGAATGGGAAACTCCACCGCTTCCGGAGGGGGCCGGGGGGAGGCTATGAAAGCCTGGGAACTGCTGTTAAGCGAAAGCCAGGAGCGGATGCTGCTGGTAGCTCAGAAAGGCAGGGAAGAAGAGGTAATAGCAGTGTTTGAAAAATGGGACCTGCCGGCCGCAGTGATCGGCGAGGTAACAGACAATGGCCTCCTGGATTTTTATATGAACGGGCAGATGGAAGCCTCCGTACCTGCAGATGAACTGGTACTGGGAGGAGGCGCTCCGCAATATGACCGGGAAACCAGAGTGCCTGCTTACCTGGAAAAGATCAAAGCTTTTGATGCGGCGGCAGTGAAAGAACCGGAAGATCTCAAAGCGGTGGCTGAGCAAATAGTAGCGTTGCCTTCTATTGCCTCCAAACGCTGGATCTATAATCAGTATGACAGCATGGTAGGAACGGTCAATACCTCTACCAATGCGCCCTCTGATGCTGCAGTTGTTACCATAAAAGGAACAAAGAAAGGACTGGGCGTTACAACAGACTGTAACAGCCGGTATGTGTATGCAGACCCTTATAAAGGGGCTATGATAGCGGTAAGCGAAGCCGCCAGGAACCTTGTCTGCAGCGGGGCCCAGCCGTTGGGAGTGACCAATTGCCTGAATTTTGGGAATCCGTACGACCCTGAGGTATACTGGCAGTTTGTAAATGCCATTAAAGGCATGGGCGATGCCTGCCGAAAGTTTGATACACCTGTTACCGGGGGAAATGTAAGCTTCTATAATCAGAATCCTGACGGACCGGTAAACCCCACCCCAACGATCGGTATGGTGGGACTGCTGGAAGATATCAATAATAAAATGACGCTCGACTTTAAAAACGAAGGCGCTGTTATTTATGTGCTGGGCAAACAACCGGAAGACCTGGGATGCTCGGAGTACCTGTATCATATACACGGCATTACTCATTCTGCCGCTCCATATTTTGAGCTGGAAGAAGAATTTGCGCTGCAACAATCCCTGGCTGAGCTGATCAGCAACCGGGTTATTTCATCGGCGCATGATGTCAGCGAAGGTGGTTTGCTGGTCACCCTGCTGGAAAGTGGCTTCAACCGTGATCTTGGATTTGCGATTACCACCAATGCCTCCCTGAGAAAAGATGCAGCATTGTTTGGCGAAGCGCAAAGCCGGGTGGTGGTAAGCGTTGCTGCTGAAAAGGCCGCGGAACTGGAACAGCAGGCCGGTGTTCCTTTTGAAAAAATAGGAACCGTTACATCCGGCGCCATTATCATAAACGGGGAAAACTGGGGATCAATAGCCGACTGGAAGCTGAGTTATGATACCGCTATTGAACAATATCTTTCCAGAGAAACGGCAGTGGAGGCTATGGGAGGATTATAA
- the proC gene encoding pyrroline-5-carboxylate reductase, with translation MNSKIAIIGGGNLGTAIAQGLIKSDFSIPSDIIITKRNISSLKGELPAGVKVSDDNVKAVVASNIIILAVKPFQIAGVMEAIAPVLTKKQVLVSVITGVTLSDLKEMAKIDLPVFRAMPNTAVAIEQSMTCVSSDNASDKQVQLVTRMFSTVGKVVTIDDKLMDAATVLGACGTAYAMRYIRANIQAGIEIGFDAKTANLIAAQTVKGAAELLLKNGSHPEQEIDKVTTPKGCTIVGLNEMEHRGFSSSLIRGVIASYKKIAKD, from the coding sequence ATGAATAGTAAAATAGCCATTATCGGCGGTGGCAACCTGGGTACCGCTATTGCACAGGGCCTTATCAAAAGCGATTTTTCGATTCCTTCAGATATCATCATTACTAAAAGGAATATATCCAGCTTAAAGGGAGAACTTCCTGCAGGTGTAAAAGTTTCTGACGACAATGTAAAAGCCGTTGTTGCAAGTAATATTATTATATTAGCCGTAAAACCCTTTCAGATAGCGGGGGTAATGGAAGCAATAGCTCCGGTGCTTACCAAAAAACAGGTACTGGTTTCCGTAATAACCGGTGTAACACTGTCGGATCTGAAAGAAATGGCAAAGATAGATCTGCCGGTTTTCAGGGCAATGCCGAATACGGCGGTGGCTATTGAGCAAAGCATGACCTGTGTCAGTTCTGATAATGCATCGGATAAGCAGGTGCAGCTGGTTACCAGAATGTTTTCAACCGTAGGAAAAGTGGTTACAATAGACGATAAGCTGATGGATGCGGCAACCGTACTGGGCGCCTGCGGAACGGCATATGCCATGCGCTATATCCGCGCCAATATACAGGCGGGTATTGAAATAGGCTTTGATGCAAAAACCGCCAACCTCATTGCCGCGCAAACGGTAAAAGGAGCAGCAGAATTATTGCTGAAGAATGGCAGCCATCCTGAACAGGAAATTGATAAAGTAACCACACCCAAAGGATGCACTATTGTAGGGCTGAATGAAATGGAGCACCGGGGTTTCAGCTCTTCTTTGATCCGGGGGGTCATTGCCAGCTATAAAAAAATAGCAAAAGACTGA
- a CDS encoding helix-turn-helix domain-containing protein, with the protein MANKFKTVSIDTMIDKHIGKRGTEKREAFENELRIDLLGLAIKRARQERNLTQEQLGDLVGVQKAQISKIENSVKNARFETILKVFDALGAKVNFNVELNNKKLAY; encoded by the coding sequence ATGGCAAATAAATTCAAAACGGTTTCAATTGACACAATGATTGACAAACACATTGGAAAACGTGGTACTGAAAAACGTGAGGCATTTGAAAACGAGTTGCGAATTGACCTGTTAGGGCTGGCCATAAAGCGAGCAAGACAAGAACGCAACCTCACACAAGAGCAATTAGGCGATCTTGTAGGAGTGCAAAAAGCTCAAATTTCAAAAATTGAAAACAGTGTAAAAAATGCACGGTTTGAAACCATTTTAAAAGTTTTTGATGCCTTAGGAGCAAAAGTGAATTTTAATGTGGAACTGAATAATAAAAAATTGGCGTACTGA
- a CDS encoding type II toxin-antitoxin system RelE/ParE family toxin, which yields MKPNFDIELLPEAIEFLEKIDAKAREKIYYNIKKSQFVNDNELFKKLNVFIWEFRTLYNNKAYRLFSFWARRRETRHW from the coding sequence ATGAAGCCAAATTTTGACATAGAGTTATTGCCCGAAGCGATCGAGTTTTTGGAAAAAATTGATGCCAAAGCAAGAGAGAAAATTTATTACAACATCAAAAAATCTCAATTCGTAAACGACAATGAGCTATTCAAAAAACTGAATGTCTTCATTTGGGAATTCAGAACGTTGTACAATAATAAAGCATACAGGCTCTTTTCTTTTTGGGCAAGACGGAGAGAAACGAGACATTGGTAA